GAAATCCTCACTATTCTTCCTAATTCGGATAACAACCGCATACATTGTTTCTCACTAAATAGCTTTTCATTTAAAGCGATAATGTATATCGGATTAACGGTTACTTTTTGGCGTACGGCTTTTTCGTTGGTGATTGACATATAGAAATCAGGGCTCGTATCCATTTTCGTGCAGACGTTCCAGGAAGGCGCCCACACCTCAAGTCCGTGGAAAATGATCCTGTCGTCATTTTCATCTGAATCATTTGCATGTGTCCATTTCATATTGGATCGATCATCGAGCAGAAGTCTTCCGTATTTTATCTCTTTCGCATCATCTGAGGATAACTGCGTGACCCTTACCGCGGCTTCAGCTTCAATCGAATCCAGAATCATGCCAAGGCTTTCCGCAATAGCGGCCCATGTGTCATGTCGCCACGGAACATTACCGCATGGAATCCCGAATGCCGCATACACATTATATCTTTTTGCGAGCCATCCCAATTCTTTCACTCCTGATATCATCGGTGATATTGACGATTATCCGACTACCAATACCACATAACGTCAATTTATTCACATCACACCGGAACATTCATCCATACCGCGGCATGAAACCGAACCATAAAAAGAAACCTTCCCGATGACTCCGGTGAAGCATACAATTTTACTGCCGTCTTCGTTCTCCGGCATCTATTCCCGCATACAATTACTTCTTTGTGCACGAGACGCGGTACAACGTGAAGCGCGTTACAGCTTCAGGTTTGTGGTGACGGACTCAATATTCTGCGAAAGGTCGCGAAACTCAGACGTCATCGTCTCGAGGTTTTTGATGAATCCGTATATCTCACCCGTATTTGCGGAGAGTTCTTCGAATGTCGATGTGAAATTCTGAGCCGTCGCTTCAATATTGTGAATCATCTCTTCAATCGTATTTTTAAACTCGATCATCTTATTGTTCTTTCCGATTATCTCGGCGTTTCCGCCCTGCACTCTGATCATCGCGGAGTTGATTCTGCCTATCGTCTCGACACTCGTCGTTACCATTCTTAACTGATCCTCGATGATCATTTTATTCCGGGATATCGCCTTTGTCGCGCTTTCAGAATTGTCTATTATCCCTTTCGCCATGTTCTGAATGAGTTCGGCGGAATCGCGTGACTGTTCCGCCAGCTTTCTGATCTCATCGGCGACAACCGCGAAACCCTTTCCCGCTTCCCCGGCTCTTGCCGACTCGATGGACGCATTCAGGGACAGGAGATTCGTCTGATCTGATATTTCAGTGATGGTACTGATGATCTGAATAACTTCAGATGAGCTTTTTCCCATTTTAATCACCGCTTCATCGAGCACCCTGAAAGATTCACTCGTCTCGTTTGCCTTGTCTTTCAGTCTGTTCATCTGCGACATACCTTCGTCCGACAGCGACATCGCCTCGTTGAATAGCGAGTTATTGCTCTCAATCTCCGCCACCACCATATTGATGCTTTCCGCGAGACGCTGGATATTCGCATGCGCGGATGTAAGATCATTCGCCTGGTCGTTGACATCCTGCGCCGCCGACGCGACCGCTTCGCTTGTTCCTTCCATACCGAGAGCGACCTCGCCTGTCAGACGGTCAAGCGTATTGGCTTTATCGGTAAGTTCAGAGGAAAATGTACGTATTTGGGACAAAATCGAAGAGAGCGACGAGAGCATAGCATTGAATTTGTTGAATATATCGGCGATCTCGCCCTGCTGACGGTTCTCGAGAGTCACTGACAGATTTCCCGTTGATATTTCCCTCATACCGCGGGACAGTTGCGCGATCGGACCTAACGTTTTTTTGTAAAGGTTTATCGATACAATACACGAGATGCCGAGAAATATAATCGTCACCGTAATGACAATAATAATACTCTTCCTGATTCCCCTGCCGATTTCTTTCTCTTTCTCAGCGGTCATCGACTCGATGTTGTCGACATAATTTCCCGTGCTGACGATCCACTGCCACGGAGAGAACGGAAGCGAATATGCGCGTTTCGGAGAAAGTCTGTTCGTTCCGACATCTTTCGGTTTCTCCCAGAGAAAATCGGTATATCCTCCGTTTTTTTCCGTAGCAACCGAGACGATATTCTGAATAAGTTTCGTTCCTTTCGGATCAGCGATATCTTTCCGGTTGGATCCTTCTTTCTGCGGTATCATCGGATGCGCGATAAGGATGTAATCGTAATTATCTATCCAGAAGTATCCT
The sequence above is drawn from the Oscillospiraceae bacterium genome and encodes:
- a CDS encoding methyl-accepting chemotaxis protein → MKKKFLVTIISLTVGMSLLVSCYLILKLYSDKKEQVSLYRSTLEKDYDSIIKGQVEEAISVITWAYRKEESGEMKRDEAQELAKAVVKSMRYGKEGYFWIDNYDYILIAHPMIPQKEGSNRKDIADPKGTKLIQNIVSVATEKNGGYTDFLWEKPKDVGTNRLSPKRAYSLPFSPWQWIVSTGNYVDNIESMTAEKEKEIGRGIRKSIIIVITVTIIFLGISCIVSINLYKKTLGPIAQLSRGMREISTGNLSVTLENRQQGEIADIFNKFNAMLSSLSSILSQIRTFSSELTDKANTLDRLTGEVALGMEGTSEAVASAAQDVNDQANDLTSAHANIQRLAESINMVVAEIESNNSLFNEAMSLSDEGMSQMNRLKDKANETSESFRVLDEAVIKMGKSSSEVIQIISTITEISDQTNLLSLNASIESARAGEAGKGFAVVADEIRKLAEQSRDSAELIQNMAKGIIDNSESATKAISRNKMIIEDQLRMVTTSVETIGRINSAMIRVQGGNAEIIGKNNKMIEFKNTIEEMIHNIEATAQNFTSTFEELSANTGEIYGFIKNLETMTSEFRDLSQNIESVTTNLKL